In one Desulfurella sp. genomic region, the following are encoded:
- a CDS encoding SPOR domain-containing protein: protein MDQEKFKFDQSNQNSQRKTSFGIWTLIISIIIAFGFGYGIGFVSSAYFRNININKELASNIQILQANNTSSAEPQKPKSITNNQAKITIQTNSTNTTKSEINAIVNSLVNQTNETKSSKTQEIQKSAQQIATQAKPKIHEIKNSTTNVNEQKVPSQQKVPKEQANYIVQVASFPDRSKALNLVISLIQKGYNASSEQTIINNTPYTRVIIAVHSLSQANKIAEKLKTEGITNLPIIYERKQ, encoded by the coding sequence ATGGATCAAGAAAAATTTAAATTTGATCAAAGCAACCAAAACTCACAAAGAAAAACGAGTTTTGGAATTTGGACATTGATTATCTCAATTATAATTGCTTTTGGTTTTGGCTATGGTATAGGTTTTGTTTCATCTGCTTATTTTAGAAATATCAATATAAACAAAGAACTTGCAAGTAATATACAGATACTTCAAGCTAACAACACTTCATCTGCCGAACCACAAAAACCAAAATCAATTACAAATAACCAGGCTAAAATAACTATTCAAACAAATAGCACAAATACCACAAAATCTGAGATAAATGCAATTGTTAACAGTCTTGTCAATCAAACAAATGAAACCAAAAGCTCAAAAACGCAAGAAATCCAAAAATCTGCGCAACAAATAGCTACACAGGCTAAACCAAAAATACATGAAATTAAAAACTCAACTACAAACGTTAATGAACAAAAAGTACCTAGTCAGCAAAAGGTACCTAAAGAACAAGCCAATTACATCGTTCAAGTTGCATCATTTCCTGATAGATCGAAAGCATTAAATTTGGTTATTTCACTTATCCAAAAAGGCTATAATGCTTCAAGTGAGCAGACAATAATAAATAATACTCCATACACAAGAGTAATAATAGCAGTTCATAGTCTTTCACAGGCAAATAAAATTGCAGAAAAATTAAAAACAGAAGGCATAACAAATTTGCCTATAATATATGAG